One Dioscorea cayenensis subsp. rotundata cultivar TDr96_F1 chromosome 19, TDr96_F1_v2_PseudoChromosome.rev07_lg8_w22 25.fasta, whole genome shotgun sequence genomic window, ACTTGCAAAATAGGTGTCATAATGGATTAATGGAGGAGAAAGGAATGCATTGGTTTCACCAAACAGAGAATGCGGAGAAGATATCAACTTGTATAGATTTCAGAAACAAGAAAGCGGTAGTAATAGTACCTGAGATTTTGACCATGAGAGATCAAGAACATCAGCACGGTGGCCCTTGAATGAACAGAATGGTTTCTCTGCCAGGGCGAACACATGCTCAGGCACCATCGCATGGTCAGAGCCCACCGATTTCCTGCTACCCGAGACCTTTgccctcctcttcttctcccagTGACTCCCCTCCACACAAGCCAATGCTAACACAGGTTCTGGCGAGCCATTGGTAATGGCGGCGAAAAAAGGATTGCAATTCCCATTCTCTTCCATCCCTCTATCCAAGAATAACTCCTCCCTCCTCTCATACTCACTGACCTGCCACACATGGATGACACAGTCCTCCCCAGCGCTCGCAAGGAACCTCCCGTCCAAGCTGAATTTTATGCTCCAGATGGACCCGCTATGCGCCTGGATCTCCTGGCTAAGGCACAAAGCAGTGAGCTCCTTGTGGGACTTGCCGTATTGCCGCACTTTAACCCTCTCAGGGAAATGGTGAGGACCGTCCTGGCTATCATCAGTAGCAGAGCTCGATCTCCGTCCACCCTTCTCCGAAGATGTGTCCTTCTCGTCACTGCTCCGCCGGTCCCGGTGATGGTGATACCCACCGGCAACAACGCTACCAGCCACGCTCTTGATACTCCGAAGCCAGCTTCCCCTCTTCTTGTGCCTTGCCGACCCAGTGGACCGCGAACCAGCACCGCCAACCCCACCACTGCTCACCGGCGAGACGCCATCGCTGTTGCTCGTGGAATCGGCGGCCTGCTGCCGCCGCATGAGCTCCTGAACGATCGGGGAGCGACCGACGCACATCTCAAACTCCTCCATCGTGAGCTGCCGTCCCGTCCCGACCTCCCTCACCCTATCCCAACTCCCATCCTCCCTTACCACAAACTCCCTCCCATCATCCAAGTTCCTGATCCTCAACCTCCTATCCCCATCCCCAAACTCCTCCCCATCCGATTCCTCCCTGGACACCAGCGATCTCGACATCACCGGCGGTTTCGCACACCCCTGCAAATGCGAAAGAGGATCAACGCAGCCATCCGATCGCGATCGCCCAATCTGAGCCACACCACCACCAACCTCGCCAGCGCTCGGGCGGCAGAGACCATCACAAGACACAGAGCGTCCGATCTCACCACCACCTGGCACCGCCCCAGCACGGTGCCGTGCCAGCGCCGGGTCACCGGCAAGCCCCAACTGCTTAAGAAGCCTTCTTCGACGCTCCTCCACGGACGCCGGCTCCGCGATCCACACATCATAGGAAAGCGCAGAAGGCGGTGGAAACCGCGGCACACAGTGTCCTCTCCGGTGGTGATGTCGACGGCGGTGGTGGTCGGCGGCGTCATCATCCGAGGCGGAGGTGGAAGAGCAAGATGACGATAAGATCCGATCCAAAGACTCGTAGAACTCCTCGTTGTCCTCGTCGGGCACCCCCGAGTGGTTCATCTCCTCGGCGCGCGCATTCCGATCCCGAGGCAGAACGAGCGGTGTGGATGTCCCCGCCGACAAATGGGAACTCCCGACACGGCGCTCGGATCGGGTGATCGCGGGCcgatgagagagaaagagagaaagagagagagagagatagcgAGAACGAAGCCCGATGcgatatgatgatgatgatgttgttggaGAAGCAGGCGCGTTGTTCTCGTAGTTGTGTAGATCTATATCTACCTATTCCCTTTTCCATTTACCCCCCTtccatttttcataattttcctttcatttcaCTACAgtctttaataaaatttatttttttattttttaatttgttaattttatttactcaaattaatatataaaaaaaaaagaattagaatATGCTCCCTGtccctttttatttatatgttgttgagacttattttttatttgtctattttaaaattttataaaatattaaatattattttttaaaatttattttttatatttaatatacttttataatttttaataaattatatattttttaaaacatatttaaaatagagataatcttataaaattaatattatttttatgaatttaaaattattaactaatttaaacCAACTTTCTTCTTAACGTATATGATTTAGTTAAAATGGACCAATAAAAAATATGGatataaatttataacaaaaagaaaaatgtgggATGTAATTTTTATCGGAAGAATgttatgaattaattaattaattaattaattatatagttTTGTCAATAATAATTCAACGTGACTCATTTTTAATCAtaggtttataaattttattatttatttattatataatataaaaataagttagtaattattttaaaaaattaattttttttaaattattaaattgcgacaatctaatattaaaaaaaataaaaataagacacatcttgatttttattataattatcatagAACCGAGGCGGCAGAACATCTCTCTAGTTTTGTTGGGTATACCGTATacgtggaaaaaaaaaaatcatcttcaaTTAGCGTTGCTATAGTTATGGGTGTCTAATGCTCACCGTACTTTATTCTCACCAGCTCCGATTTTTAATAGCGCAGGGGTAACTATTTGAGAGCCGCTTTTTTACAACGGTATGGAGAAGCTGGATACCGTCACCGCTTATGAGGTGACCGGAGGTAATTAAAAGCTGAAAAGGTTGGCAGAGAACACGTGGCATATCCAGGGGAGGTGAAAGTAAGTGTTTTGCAAATGAGCCCATTGATTGTTCTTATTCAGATCAGTtcccttttatttatattatttttaaactgtaaatatttactgcaaaattatttataaattaataacaaaatcccctcttttaaaatattttaaaaagcatAAATTAAGAAGTGATGGTTTAAATTTTACACATTAAGACTAACCCACCAACGGGTTCAAGGCCTACAGATCTTAGatgtatgataaaaaaatattgatgtaaaattttaaaaattttaaattcaaattttacagacaaattaaataaacaatttcTAACTCACATACAAACTATTTGTCAAAAATACTAATTCACCAATgcaataataatgtttaaagaATTTATTATGTCGACCCATGATCTTCACTAATTATGAAGTATGAATGGTCTTTTTCAATTAAAAGTTCAATATTTTTGTATAGCCTATGTTATTCActgataattttaaattttaattaaaaaatgagaaaagaattataaatgcatacatatataccacttaaaattttgaaaatattacgAATTTTTCAGAACACATATATCTTTTagaactagtttttttttatccctttggaaatcaattatttttaaattcaaaatttaactCAAATATTATTATGTCGATTTTTTTATCAGATATAATTTAGAATCATTTATATCTTCCATTATCTCAAACCAAATggctttaaaatttaaaataaaataataaaataataaaataataaaaatggagAGATAAATGGAGTACTAATACAGTAGAGGTTTGggaaaaattttttaaaaaaaattgtagtt contains:
- the LOC120249445 gene encoding WD repeat-containing protein 44-like yields the protein MNHSGVPDEDNEEFYESLDRILSSSCSSTSASDDDAADHHRRRHHHRRGHCVPRFPPPSALSYDVWIAEPASVEERRRRLLKQLGLAGDPALARHRAGAVPGGGEIGRSVSCDGLCRPSAGEVGGGVAQIGRSRSDGCVDPLSHLQGCAKPPVMSRSLVSREESDGEEFGDGDRRLRIRNLDDGREFVVREDGSWDRVREVGTGRQLTMEEFEMCVGRSPIVQELMRRQQAADSTSNSDGVSPVSSGGVGGAGSRSTGSARHKKRGSWLRSIKSVAGSVVAGGYHHHRDRRSSDEKDTSSEKGGRRSSSATDDSQDGPHHFPERVKVRQYGKSHKELTALCLSQEIQAHSGSIWSIKFSLDGRFLASAGEDCVIHVWQVSEYERREELFLDRGMEENGNCNPFFAAITNGSPEPVLALACVEGSHWEKKRRAKVSGSRKSVGSDHAMVPEHVFALAEKPFCSFKGHRADVLDLSWSKSQYLLSSSMDKTVRLWHMSSISCLKTFSHSDYVTCIQFNPVDDRYFISGSLDEKVRIWSIPDRQIVDWNDLHEMVTAACYTPDGQGALVGSHKGSCHLYDTSENKLQQKSRIDLQNKKKRSSHKKITGFQFEPGSSSEVLITSADSRIRVVDGVELVHKYKGFRNTSSQISASVTSNGKHVICASEDSHVYVWRHDADSRPSKGKGVISVTQSYEHFHCQDVTVAVPWPGITMGGKLRTLSNRQADLDGVPSASLDIHSESNGHEGMSSYKYAECSQYNGAPNSNSSHFGDRVSATWPEEKLLITSGRNSPQTNGNFCNEAVPVQSRSAWGLVIVTAGRGGEIKAFQNFGFPVRI